One genomic segment of candidate division KSB1 bacterium includes these proteins:
- a CDS encoding gamma-glutamyl-gamma-aminobutyrate hydrolase family protein codes for MTGQEGEEKVEGSVHQRQEKQMAPIIGLTCDYSPVDDERAFSRGYDLYFVNCDYVRPLSDAGAAPMVLPSTSDPLLVATYVARIDGLLLTGGDDIDPEAYGERLLDLRWKTDRQRTVFEQALIAEARRAGMPIFGICRGCEAINVALGGSLYQDIPSMIPGALQHQAAGNPHGARHRVRINADSRIAQILGCVEAEVNSFHHQAIRRVAEGVRVVATAPDGVAEAIEVPKDFFTIAVQWHPERMRDDERQRALFAAFLDAVRQRMHARR; via the coding sequence ATGACGGGCCAAGAGGGCGAGGAAAAAGTGGAGGGAAGCGTGCACCAGCGCCAGGAAAAACAGATGGCGCCAATCATCGGCCTTACCTGCGACTACAGCCCAGTGGATGATGAGCGGGCTTTCTCGCGCGGGTATGACCTGTACTTTGTGAATTGCGACTACGTGCGGCCGCTGAGCGATGCGGGAGCCGCACCGATGGTGCTGCCTTCCACGTCTGACCCGCTGCTGGTGGCGACTTACGTGGCCCGAATCGACGGGCTGCTGCTTACCGGAGGAGACGACATTGACCCAGAGGCTTATGGCGAAAGGCTGCTTGACCTGCGCTGGAAGACCGACCGACAGCGGACGGTGTTCGAGCAGGCGCTGATTGCGGAGGCGCGCCGCGCAGGCATGCCCATTTTTGGCATCTGTCGTGGGTGCGAGGCCATCAACGTGGCCTTGGGCGGCAGCCTGTACCAGGACATTCCGAGCATGATTCCTGGTGCCCTGCAGCACCAAGCTGCGGGAAACCCGCATGGCGCCAGGCACCGTGTGCGCATAAATGCCGATTCCCGGATTGCCCAGATTCTTGGGTGCGTAGAGGCGGAGGTCAACTCCTTCCACCATCAGGCCATCAGGCGAGTGGCCGAGGGAGTGCGCGTGGTGGCGACCGCGCCCGACGGCGTGGCGGAAGCCATTGAAGTGCCCAAGGACTTTTTCACGATAGCGGTGCAATGGCACCCAGAGCGGATGCGGGACGACGAGCGGCAGCGCGCGCTCTTCGCCGCGTTCCTGGACGCCGTGCGGCAAAGGATGCACGCCAGGAGATGA
- a CDS encoding phasin family protein — translation MEATLKKLVLAGIGAVSLTKEKVEELVDDLVKRGEVAEADRAKFVKEAADKVEAYSRQVRGWIDEEVGKATERLKPKFQKDIEQLNQQVQALRSEIAELRKEIASLKQA, via the coding sequence ATGGAGGCAACATTGAAGAAGCTGGTGCTGGCGGGAATCGGCGCTGTCAGCTTGACCAAGGAGAAGGTGGAGGAGCTGGTGGACGATCTGGTCAAGCGGGGCGAGGTCGCCGAGGCGGACCGGGCAAAATTCGTCAAGGAAGCCGCCGACAAGGTCGAAGCCTACTCCCGCCAGGTGCGGGGGTGGATCGACGAGGAAGTGGGTAAAGCCACCGAGAGGCTCAAGCCAAAGTTCCAGAAGGACATCGAGCAACTCAACCAACAGGTGCAAGCGCTGCGCAGTGAGATTGCCGAACTGCGCAAGGAAATTGCCTCGCTCAAGCAGGCTTGA
- a CDS encoding penicillin-binding protein activator: MNKLRSLMNAMRDRRIGAWRLLLSVVLTAAAARGLVGGSDSPALPLWQQVQYSEEAERSFSEGLILYRDGQYEQARLRFAALVAGVPASQRITAAYLMYAKSLQKLGAYREANQHAQELVDRYPWSNYVDDAHAVMAWNWFSLGNAFEAAREYMLVLDGSQDERLRSIAARQLDALASAHLSLDELKRLELDYVRERSRALLTIKLAERELQSGQQEDALRRLKRLVELYPKSQQSSRVRALLEAAQSETAGRAKIGVILPLSGYFGEQGRAVLRGMRCALREVNEQARPAVELVVRDSESDVVKAVLAAQQLAMDPAVLCVVGELEGSVSAAIATALATRRVPLLIPVSSENGLTLVGEGIFQLNADLDRQGSQLARYAVQELGLRTFATLAPRDRYGMMLTDAFVQTVDALGGVVVAQKWYYEGATDVGRQLASIREQGLRSALQAQLAKQGRNPTGAEFEAAWQQEVSASRAYSTEGKSMLESTEMAAAGIDAVFFPIYNDHIPLVVPQFALRNIQAQVLGGSYWDDLEQLRANRDHVEGALFVAPYHIDERSLEYADFRDAFRVATGASPTEMDVFGYDTMRLILKVMGDGGTSRDAFVRVLQGVSDFQGLKGTISFRDGTRVCNDAVLLQFKNGTIVPLR; this comes from the coding sequence TTGAATAAGCTGAGAAGCCTGATGAACGCGATGCGCGACCGAAGAATCGGTGCCTGGCGCTTGCTGCTGAGCGTGGTGCTCACCGCTGCTGCTGCCCGCGGCCTGGTGGGTGGGTCGGACTCGCCAGCGTTGCCGCTTTGGCAACAAGTCCAATACTCAGAGGAGGCCGAAAGGTCCTTCAGTGAGGGGCTCATCCTCTACCGCGACGGGCAGTACGAGCAGGCGCGCCTCCGCTTTGCCGCGCTGGTGGCGGGAGTGCCGGCGAGCCAGCGGATCACCGCCGCCTACCTCATGTATGCCAAGAGCCTGCAGAAGCTCGGTGCCTATCGCGAGGCCAACCAGCACGCCCAGGAACTTGTGGACCGCTATCCCTGGAGCAACTACGTCGACGATGCCCACGCAGTCATGGCCTGGAACTGGTTCTCTCTGGGCAACGCCTTCGAGGCGGCCAGGGAGTACATGCTGGTCCTGGACGGCAGCCAGGATGAAAGACTGCGTTCGATTGCGGCCAGGCAATTGGATGCCTTGGCGAGCGCCCACCTGTCGCTCGATGAGCTAAAGAGGTTGGAGCTGGACTATGTCCGGGAGCGTTCGCGGGCGCTGCTCACCATCAAGCTGGCCGAGCGGGAGTTGCAGAGCGGCCAGCAGGAGGATGCTCTCAGGCGCCTGAAGCGCTTGGTGGAGCTATACCCGAAGAGCCAGCAATCCAGCCGAGTGCGTGCACTTCTGGAGGCGGCGCAATCGGAAACGGCGGGCCGCGCCAAGATCGGGGTCATTCTCCCTTTGAGCGGCTACTTTGGCGAGCAGGGTAGAGCCGTGCTGCGCGGCATGCGCTGCGCGCTGAGAGAAGTCAACGAACAGGCAAGGCCGGCCGTGGAGTTGGTGGTGCGTGACTCCGAAAGCGACGTGGTCAAGGCAGTGCTTGCCGCCCAGCAGCTGGCGATGGATCCGGCTGTGTTGTGCGTGGTGGGAGAGTTAGAAGGCAGCGTAAGCGCGGCGATAGCCACCGCTCTGGCCACCAGGCGTGTGCCCCTCTTGATCCCCGTGAGCAGCGAAAACGGCCTCACGCTGGTGGGTGAGGGGATTTTCCAACTCAATGCCGACTTGGACCGGCAGGGCAGCCAGCTCGCGCGCTACGCGGTGCAAGAACTCGGCCTGCGCACCTTTGCCACCTTAGCGCCGCGCGATCGCTACGGCATGATGCTCACCGATGCCTTCGTGCAAACCGTGGACGCCCTCGGTGGCGTGGTCGTGGCCCAGAAGTGGTACTACGAAGGCGCCACGGACGTCGGGCGCCAGTTGGCAAGCATTAGGGAACAGGGGCTCAGGTCTGCACTGCAGGCGCAACTTGCCAAGCAGGGCCGCAATCCCACCGGCGCGGAGTTCGAGGCGGCGTGGCAGCAGGAGGTGAGCGCCTCGCGTGCCTACTCCACCGAAGGCAAGTCGATGTTAGAGTCCACAGAGATGGCAGCTGCCGGAATCGACGCGGTGTTCTTCCCGATCTACAACGACCACATTCCCCTGGTGGTGCCGCAGTTTGCCCTGCGCAACATCCAGGCGCAGGTCCTGGGCGGCAGCTACTGGGACGACTTGGAACAGCTGCGGGCCAATCGCGACCACGTGGAGGGTGCCCTCTTTGTTGCCCCGTACCACATCGACGAACGCAGCCTCGAGTACGCTGACTTCCGCGATGCATTTCGCGTGGCAACGGGGGCCAGCCCGACCGAAATGGACGTCTTTGGCTACGACACCATGCGGCTGATTCTCAAGGTCATGGGCGACGGTGGCACATCCCGCGATGCGTTCGTGCGGGTGCTCCAGGGGGTCAGCGATTTCCAGGGGCTGAAGGGCACCATCTCATTCCGCGACGGCACGCGCGTGTGCAACGACGCCGTGCTGCTCCAGTTCAAGAATGGCACCATCGTACCACTCCGTTGA
- the glmS gene encoding glutamine--fructose-6-phosphate transaminase (isomerizing), whose amino-acid sequence MCGIVGYVGRRQAVPILLDGLKRLEYRGYDSAGLAVVEQGSLWFAKHAGKVSELEYRIGEKHPVGTVGIGHTRWATHGIPNETNAHPHTDCHRRIAVVHNGIVENYALLKAELQKAGHTFCSDTDTEVIAHLIEAFFTDNCTLEEAVRAALKVINGTYGLAVVSATAPHTVVAARQGSPLVVGVGNDEFFVASDLTPVVPYTRNVTYLNDGDVVELRPDGMVVRTLSDVVVDCKVEEVNIDLERVEKGGYPHFMLKEIMEQPQTIMDTMRGRILEEEGTARLGGIEHDIDSLLYARRILITACGTSWHAALIGEYMFEDLVRTPVEVEYASEFRYRDPIIDRDTVVIVISQSGETADTLAAVREAKRKRAKVYGICNVVGSSIARETDAGVYLHVGPEIGVASTKAFTSQVTVLALMTLLLGRMKSISNTRGREIVAELKALPNKVARVLDNSDFIREIARQYRDCRNFLYLGRGYNFPVALEGALKLKEISYIHAEGYPAAEMKHGPIALIDEDMPVVFLALKDSTYDKIVSNIQEVKARRGRVIAIASEGDTEIASLVDHVIYVPDTLEFLSPIVTIIPLQLLAYHMAVLRGCDVDQPRNLAKSVTVE is encoded by the coding sequence ATGTGCGGTATAGTAGGCTACGTGGGCAGGCGCCAGGCCGTACCCATTCTGTTGGACGGCCTGAAGCGCCTCGAATACCGGGGCTACGACTCGGCCGGTCTGGCGGTGGTGGAGCAGGGGAGCCTCTGGTTCGCCAAGCACGCGGGGAAAGTGAGCGAGTTGGAATACCGCATCGGTGAGAAGCATCCAGTGGGCACCGTAGGTATTGGGCACACCAGATGGGCGACTCATGGGATACCCAACGAGACCAACGCACATCCCCACACCGATTGCCATCGGCGCATTGCCGTGGTCCACAACGGGATTGTCGAAAACTATGCCCTTCTCAAAGCGGAACTGCAGAAAGCCGGGCATACCTTCTGCAGTGACACCGACACCGAGGTCATAGCCCACCTCATCGAGGCTTTCTTCACCGACAATTGCACCCTCGAGGAGGCGGTGCGCGCCGCCCTGAAGGTGATCAATGGCACCTACGGGCTGGCGGTGGTTTCGGCCACCGCGCCCCACACGGTGGTGGCCGCACGGCAGGGGAGCCCGCTGGTCGTGGGCGTCGGCAACGATGAGTTCTTCGTGGCTTCGGACCTCACTCCGGTGGTCCCCTACACGCGCAATGTCACCTATCTGAACGATGGGGATGTGGTGGAGCTGCGCCCAGACGGCATGGTTGTCCGGACACTGTCCGATGTGGTGGTCGATTGCAAAGTGGAAGAGGTGAACATCGATCTGGAGCGCGTAGAAAAGGGTGGCTACCCCCATTTCATGCTCAAGGAGATTATGGAGCAGCCGCAGACCATCATGGACACCATGCGCGGCCGCATCCTGGAGGAGGAGGGAACCGCCCGCCTCGGGGGTATCGAGCACGATATCGACTCTCTGCTCTATGCGCGGCGCATCCTCATCACTGCCTGTGGCACATCGTGGCACGCTGCGCTCATCGGCGAGTACATGTTCGAAGACCTGGTGCGCACGCCTGTGGAAGTCGAATACGCCTCCGAGTTCCGCTACCGCGACCCCATTATCGACCGCGATACGGTGGTCATCGTCATCAGTCAATCGGGCGAGACGGCCGATACCTTGGCTGCGGTGCGCGAGGCCAAGCGCAAACGCGCCAAGGTCTATGGCATTTGCAACGTGGTCGGCTCCAGCATCGCCCGCGAGACCGACGCCGGCGTGTACCTGCACGTAGGGCCGGAAATCGGCGTGGCTTCGACGAAGGCCTTTACCTCTCAGGTAACCGTGCTGGCGCTCATGACCCTCCTGCTGGGCAGGATGAAGAGCATTTCGAACACCAGAGGAAGGGAGATCGTGGCCGAGCTGAAGGCCCTGCCCAACAAAGTCGCTCGCGTACTGGACAACAGCGACTTCATTCGGGAGATCGCCCGGCAGTACCGAGATTGCAGGAATTTCCTCTATTTGGGGCGGGGCTACAACTTTCCTGTGGCGCTCGAAGGTGCCCTGAAGTTGAAGGAGATCTCCTACATCCACGCCGAGGGCTATCCAGCTGCGGAGATGAAGCATGGGCCCATCGCTCTCATCGACGAGGACATGCCGGTGGTCTTTCTGGCCCTCAAGGACTCGACGTATGACAAAATCGTGAGCAACATCCAGGAGGTGAAGGCACGGCGAGGCAGGGTGATTGCCATTGCCAGCGAGGGTGACACCGAGATTGCCTCGCTTGTGGACCACGTCATCTACGTGCCGGATACGCTGGAGTTCCTTTCGCCGATCGTTACCATCATCCCCTTGCAGTTGCTTGCCTACCACATGGCGGTACTGCGCGGCTGCGATGTGGACCAGCCGCGGAACTTGGCAAAGAGTGTGACAGTTGAATAA
- the guaA gene encoding glutamine-hydrolyzing GMP synthase, giving the protein MAGEEFVLVLDFGSQYTQLIARRIREVGVYSRIVRYDVPAEEVQRMAPQGLVLSGGPASVFAPGAPHPDPGIFSLGIPILGICYGLQVTAHLLGGEVARAATREYGHAELVVDHEDELFAGLEERQRVWMSHGDQVVRLPPGFQVLAHTSDAPVAAVGDPKRRIYGLQFHPEVVHTPKGKEILWNFLHRVCGCAGGWSAGSFIEQTVASIREQVGDRRAICALSGGVDSSVAAVLTARAIGKQLTCVFVDTGLLRQGEADEVRATFSEGFPFEFRFVDASRRFLGKLRGVTDPEEKRRIIGAEFISVFEEEARRVEGVEFLVQGTLYPDVIESTSTRGPSAKIKTHHNVGGLPERMGLRLVEPLRELFKDEVRQVGRQLGLPERLLGRHPFPGPGLAVRIPGEVTPERVALLQQADKIFIDALRESGWYDQVWQAFAVLLPVRSVGVMGDERTYEAVVALRAVTSQDGMTADWARLPHELVAAVSNRIINSVRGVNRVVYDVSSKPPSTIEWE; this is encoded by the coding sequence ATGGCCGGTGAGGAGTTCGTCTTAGTGTTAGATTTTGGCTCGCAGTACACGCAGCTCATCGCGCGGCGCATCAGGGAGGTGGGGGTCTATTCGCGCATTGTGCGCTACGACGTGCCGGCAGAGGAAGTGCAAAGAATGGCGCCCCAGGGGCTGGTCTTGTCCGGCGGGCCAGCGTCGGTCTTTGCGCCTGGTGCCCCCCACCCAGACCCAGGCATCTTTTCCCTGGGTATCCCCATCCTGGGGATTTGCTACGGCCTGCAGGTTACTGCCCACCTGTTGGGCGGCGAGGTCGCCCGTGCTGCCACGCGAGAATATGGTCATGCTGAGCTGGTGGTGGACCACGAGGATGAGCTCTTCGCAGGCCTGGAGGAGCGCCAGCGCGTATGGATGAGTCATGGCGACCAGGTGGTTAGGCTGCCACCCGGTTTTCAGGTGCTGGCGCATACCTCAGATGCGCCGGTCGCGGCCGTCGGCGACCCGAAGCGGAGGATCTACGGTCTGCAGTTCCACCCGGAAGTGGTGCACACCCCAAAGGGCAAGGAGATTTTGTGGAATTTTCTGCATCGGGTGTGCGGATGCGCGGGAGGCTGGTCGGCGGGCTCTTTCATCGAACAGACGGTCGCCAGCATTCGCGAGCAGGTGGGCGACCGGCGCGCCATCTGTGCCCTGAGTGGCGGTGTGGACTCATCGGTGGCAGCAGTGCTCACCGCGCGCGCCATTGGCAAGCAACTGACTTGCGTGTTCGTGGACACCGGACTGCTGCGGCAAGGAGAGGCTGACGAGGTGCGGGCGACTTTTTCCGAGGGCTTTCCCTTCGAGTTTCGCTTCGTCGACGCCTCCCGGCGTTTTCTGGGCAAGCTGCGGGGGGTGACCGATCCCGAGGAGAAGCGACGCATCATTGGTGCCGAGTTCATCAGCGTATTCGAGGAAGAGGCGCGCCGGGTAGAAGGGGTGGAGTTCCTTGTGCAAGGGACGCTCTATCCGGACGTCATCGAGAGCACTTCGACGCGCGGGCCATCGGCCAAAATCAAGACGCACCACAATGTGGGCGGTCTTCCAGAAAGGATGGGGCTGCGTCTGGTAGAGCCCTTGCGCGAGCTGTTCAAAGACGAAGTCCGGCAGGTGGGGCGCCAATTGGGATTGCCGGAGAGGCTGTTGGGCCGACATCCTTTTCCTGGCCCAGGACTGGCCGTGCGCATCCCCGGCGAGGTGACTCCCGAGCGGGTCGCTCTCTTGCAACAGGCAGACAAAATCTTCATCGACGCCCTGCGGGAGAGCGGCTGGTACGACCAGGTGTGGCAGGCGTTTGCCGTGCTGCTTCCGGTGCGTTCGGTGGGAGTGATGGGCGATGAGCGCACCTACGAAGCGGTAGTTGCCCTGCGCGCAGTCACCAGCCAGGATGGGATGACTGCCGACTGGGCGCGGCTGCCCCACGAGCTTGTCGCTGCCGTGTCAAATCGCATCATCAATAGCGTGAGGGGGGTGAACCGCGTGGTGTACGACGTCAGCTCCAAACCTCCCAGCACGATCGAGTGGGAGTAG
- the surE gene encoding 5'/3'-nucleotidase SurE: protein MSREHKGKRVRILLTNDDGIASAGLQALYEELRKVGEVIVVAPDGERSAVGHAITISAPLRVWPYEKNGKPFGYAVAGTPADCVKIAFWALLKDQAKPSLVVSGINLGSNTGINAIYSGTVSAATEGAILGVPSFAISLTTYENPDYGPAAQFARYLARVVLRRGLPKGVYLNVNVPAVPAKQIRGVAITSQGQAVYREQYQMRRDPRGRAYYWLTGTKVDPENDESIDDGAIQQNKISITPIHYDLTNYAIIEELKRWEIAWSGGKDGR from the coding sequence ATGAGCAGAGAGCACAAGGGTAAGAGGGTGCGCATTCTTTTGACCAACGATGACGGCATAGCCTCTGCAGGCCTACAAGCCCTGTATGAAGAACTGCGCAAGGTGGGCGAGGTCATCGTTGTTGCGCCGGATGGCGAGCGGAGCGCCGTAGGGCACGCCATTACCATCTCGGCACCCCTGCGCGTGTGGCCCTATGAGAAGAACGGGAAGCCGTTCGGCTATGCGGTGGCAGGCACGCCGGCCGATTGCGTGAAGATTGCCTTCTGGGCGCTCCTCAAAGACCAGGCAAAGCCGTCGCTGGTCGTATCAGGGATCAATCTCGGCTCAAACACTGGCATCAACGCCATCTACTCGGGCACCGTTTCGGCAGCCACAGAGGGAGCGATCCTTGGTGTGCCCTCGTTTGCCATTTCGCTCACCACGTACGAGAATCCCGACTATGGACCGGCAGCGCAGTTTGCTCGCTACCTGGCCCGGGTGGTGCTCAGGCGGGGACTTCCCAAGGGGGTCTATCTGAACGTGAACGTGCCCGCGGTCCCTGCGAAACAGATCAGAGGCGTGGCCATTACCAGCCAGGGGCAGGCGGTGTATCGCGAGCAGTACCAGATGCGCCGCGACCCACGCGGGCGGGCCTACTACTGGCTCACCGGCACCAAGGTAGATCCGGAGAACGACGAGTCAATTGACGACGGGGCGATTCAGCAGAACAAAATATCCATCACACCCATCCACTATGACCTCACCAACTATGCCATCATCGAAGAGCTCAAGCGCTGGGAGATTGCCTGGAGCGGGGGGAAAGATGGCCGGTGA
- the accD gene encoding acetyl-CoA carboxylase, carboxyltransferase subunit beta, translating into MDWFKRTKKGLIPQAKRDLPDGLWVKCEQCGEILYRKELANNAHVCMKCGYHFRIGSRDYVRILLDEGSVEAFNDNLLSVDPLGFKDSKRYRDRIKEAMKSSGLPEAIRTFTGSISGIKVVLCAMDFSFIGGSMGSVVGEKVARAADVALKERWPLIIVSSSGGARMQEAALSLMQMAKTAARLALLDEARVPCISILTNPTTGGVTASYAMLGDLNLAEPGALIGFAGPRVIKQTIGQDLPEGFQRSEFLQQHGFVDAIFDRREMKKKLTTILEFFGYAPTHA; encoded by the coding sequence ATGGACTGGTTCAAGCGTACGAAGAAGGGGCTGATTCCGCAGGCCAAGAGGGATCTACCAGATGGCCTGTGGGTCAAGTGCGAGCAATGCGGAGAGATCTTGTACCGCAAGGAGCTGGCGAACAACGCGCACGTGTGCATGAAGTGCGGCTACCATTTCCGCATCGGCAGCCGTGACTACGTGCGCATCCTGCTGGACGAAGGTTCGGTGGAGGCGTTCAACGACAACCTGCTGTCGGTTGACCCCCTGGGCTTCAAGGACAGCAAGCGCTACCGAGACCGCATCAAGGAGGCGATGAAGAGTTCCGGCCTGCCTGAGGCCATCCGCACCTTCACCGGCAGCATTTCGGGCATCAAGGTCGTGCTCTGCGCCATGGACTTTTCCTTCATCGGCGGCAGCATGGGCTCCGTGGTGGGCGAAAAGGTGGCGCGGGCCGCCGATGTGGCCCTCAAGGAACGTTGGCCGCTCATCATTGTCTCCTCCTCAGGAGGAGCGCGGATGCAGGAGGCCGCCTTATCCCTGATGCAGATGGCCAAGACCGCAGCCCGCCTCGCCTTGTTGGACGAAGCGCGCGTTCCCTGCATCTCCATCCTCACCAACCCGACGACTGGAGGAGTGACGGCGAGCTATGCCATGCTGGGCGATCTCAATTTGGCTGAGCCTGGCGCCCTGATCGGTTTTGCTGGCCCGCGCGTGATTAAGCAGACGATCGGGCAGGACCTGCCGGAGGGATTCCAACGCTCCGAGTTCTTGCAGCAGCACGGCTTCGTGGACGCCATCTTTGACCGCCGCGAGATGAAGAAGAAGCTCACCACGATCCTCGAATTCTTCGGCTACGCGCCCACTCATGCCTGA
- the rimI gene encoding ribosomal protein S18-alanine N-acetyltransferase has product MKLSYDQQAPLPALTELPVQFTTSDGRMLVVRHMELADLPMVVEIEKECFSSPWSARSFASCLADRDTVFSIVATVDERVVGYAVNWLVPPEIHIGNIAVAPGFRRLGIARQLLNTVLAYGRARHCSVAHLEVRVSNVPAIGLYEQMGFRRVGLRRGYYEDSGEDALLMSLSIGA; this is encoded by the coding sequence GTGAAGCTGTCATATGACCAACAAGCACCCTTGCCTGCGTTGACTGAACTGCCGGTGCAGTTTACTACCTCGGACGGCAGGATGCTGGTGGTGCGCCACATGGAACTGGCCGATCTGCCGATGGTGGTGGAAATCGAAAAGGAGTGCTTCTCAAGCCCTTGGTCGGCGCGCAGCTTTGCCTCCTGTCTTGCCGACCGCGACACGGTGTTCAGCATCGTGGCGACCGTTGACGAGAGGGTGGTTGGCTACGCGGTGAACTGGCTGGTGCCGCCCGAAATCCACATTGGCAACATCGCGGTGGCGCCCGGCTTTCGCCGGCTGGGGATCGCCCGGCAGCTGCTCAACACGGTTCTTGCCTACGGCCGGGCACGGCACTGCTCGGTGGCCCACCTGGAGGTGCGGGTGTCCAATGTGCCGGCCATCGGTCTGTACGAGCAGATGGGTTTCCGGAGGGTGGGACTCCGCCGCGGCTACTATGAAGACAGTGGCGAAGACGCACTGTTGATGAGCCTCAGCATCGGAGCGTGA
- the tsaB gene encoding tRNA (adenosine(37)-N6)-threonylcarbamoyltransferase complex dimerization subunit type 1 TsaB: MSRTAGALPLPGMVDEGCPMLVLGMETATSVCGVALVAEGKLCGEARIVGPNLHNERLHGMLRSLFVQCAVRPYDLHGIAVSIGPGSFTGLRIGLAAAKGLALVTETKVVGISTLQALARQATEAAEVICAIIPAKAKLFYLGQFRQEDGALELQGSVEVVAAEALPELVPAGAVVAGPGCWHLDPAILRAVRQRATVDLSLRSFPSAASVAVLGYQRLVAGACDDVVSLEPQYVQEFVAATPKRIIDLQS; this comes from the coding sequence ATGAGCCGAACCGCCGGCGCATTGCCATTGCCCGGCATGGTGGATGAGGGCTGCCCGATGTTGGTGCTCGGCATGGAAACGGCAACCTCCGTGTGCGGAGTGGCCCTCGTGGCGGAGGGTAAACTGTGCGGCGAGGCGCGTATTGTGGGGCCTAACCTGCACAATGAGCGCCTCCATGGCATGCTGCGCTCGCTCTTTGTGCAATGCGCCGTCCGCCCCTACGACTTGCACGGCATCGCGGTTTCCATTGGGCCCGGCTCCTTTACGGGGCTGCGCATAGGGCTGGCGGCAGCCAAGGGGTTAGCGCTGGTGACAGAAACTAAGGTGGTCGGCATTTCCACGTTGCAAGCCCTGGCCCGCCAAGCCACGGAAGCCGCGGAGGTTATCTGTGCCATCATACCCGCAAAGGCGAAGCTGTTCTACCTTGGCCAGTTCCGACAGGAGGATGGTGCCTTGGAGCTGCAAGGCAGCGTAGAGGTGGTGGCCGCAGAGGCCTTGCCCGAACTGGTACCAGCAGGAGCGGTGGTGGCCGGTCCTGGCTGCTGGCATCTTGACCCGGCTATTTTGCGCGCAGTGCGGCAACGGGCAACGGTGGACTTGTCCCTGCGCAGCTTCCCCAGTGCAGCCAGCGTTGCCGTGTTGGGTTATCAGAGGCTTGTGGCTGGGGCGTGCGATGACGTGGTGAGCCTGGAACCGCAGTATGTGCAGGAGTTCGTGGCTGCAACCCCGAAGCGAATTATCGACCTGCAGAGCTGA
- the tsaE gene encoding tRNA (adenosine(37)-N6)-threonylcarbamoyltransferase complex ATPase subunit type 1 TsaE, which yields MSDRPPSRQRLSLPLERLSNSEEETMSLGELLGASLAPGSVVALFGELGAGKTRFIQGVCRALGVARFVASPSFVLINEYRGRMPVYHFDFYRIQREEELAELGLEEYFYGEGVCLIEWAERALRLLPPERIDVAIATCGVDEPNRRRIAIARHGG from the coding sequence ATGAGCGACCGCCCCCCCTCCCGGCAGCGTCTCAGCCTTCCCTTGGAACGCCTCAGCAACAGCGAGGAGGAGACTATGTCCTTGGGGGAGCTGCTGGGGGCCAGCCTCGCGCCGGGGAGCGTGGTGGCCCTGTTTGGCGAGTTGGGGGCAGGCAAGACGAGGTTTATCCAGGGGGTGTGCCGGGCCTTGGGGGTCGCGCGCTTTGTGGCCAGCCCCTCGTTCGTGTTGATCAACGAATATCGGGGACGTATGCCAGTCTATCACTTTGATTTCTATCGCATCCAGCGCGAGGAAGAGTTGGCTGAGTTGGGACTCGAAGAGTACTTTTACGGCGAAGGTGTCTGCCTGATCGAGTGGGCGGAACGGGCGCTGCGCCTTCTGCCCCCGGAGCGCATTGACGTGGCCATCGCCACATGCGGGGTTGATGAGCCGAACCGCCGGCGCATTGCCATTGCCCGGCATGGTGGATGA